The Microbacterium horticulturae genome has a window encoding:
- the hemE gene encoding uroporphyrinogen decarboxylase — MGRVSAQPDRAPLPADHPLSTGATSTSPLVQAYRGVRGATLPVWFMRQAGRSLPEYRELRTGLGMLDTCLDPALASEITLQPVRRHGVDAGIFFSDIVIPLRLAGIGVEIQSGIGPVFDRAVRSAADVDALIETGTLRADDAALDPIREGVRRTVAELGSTPLIGFAGAPFTLAAYLAEGRPSRDHLAARRLMHSEPDAWARLLAWCADVTGAFLRAQLLAGASAGQLFDSWAGSLSRADYARHVAPASARALAHAHDLGAPLVHFGLGTGEFLTEMRDAGADVVGIDYRLPLDEASRRLGGSVPLQGNIDPALLAAPWAVLEEHTRDVVRRGRSAPAHVVNLGHGVPPDTDPAVLTRLAALVHELGADEATGAGR, encoded by the coding sequence ATCGGCCGGGTGAGTGCTCAGCCCGACCGCGCCCCGCTGCCCGCCGACCATCCGTTGTCGACGGGGGCGACATCCACCTCCCCCCTCGTGCAGGCGTATCGCGGCGTGCGCGGCGCGACGCTGCCCGTCTGGTTCATGCGCCAGGCCGGACGCTCACTGCCCGAGTACCGCGAACTGCGCACCGGCCTCGGCATGCTCGACACGTGCCTCGACCCGGCACTGGCGAGCGAGATCACGCTGCAGCCGGTGCGCCGCCACGGTGTCGACGCGGGAATCTTCTTCAGCGACATCGTCATCCCGCTGCGGCTGGCGGGCATCGGCGTCGAGATCCAGTCCGGCATCGGACCCGTCTTCGACCGCGCCGTCCGCAGCGCGGCCGACGTCGACGCGCTCATCGAGACCGGCACATTGCGCGCCGACGACGCGGCGCTCGACCCGATCCGCGAGGGCGTGCGCCGCACAGTGGCCGAGCTCGGGTCGACGCCGCTCATCGGGTTCGCCGGCGCCCCCTTCACCCTGGCCGCGTACCTCGCCGAGGGACGCCCCTCGCGCGATCACCTCGCCGCCCGCCGCCTCATGCACAGCGAACCCGACGCGTGGGCGCGCCTGCTCGCCTGGTGCGCCGACGTGACCGGAGCGTTCCTGCGCGCTCAGTTGCTCGCCGGCGCCAGTGCGGGCCAGCTGTTCGACTCGTGGGCCGGGTCCCTCAGCCGCGCCGACTACGCCCGCCACGTCGCGCCTGCGTCGGCCCGTGCGCTCGCGCACGCGCACGATCTCGGCGCCCCGCTCGTGCACTTCGGCCTCGGCACCGGAGAGTTCTTGACCGAGATGCGGGATGCCGGAGCCGACGTCGTCGGCATCGACTACCGCCTGCCGCTCGACGAGGCCTCGCGCCGCCTCGGCGGGTCGGTGCCGCTGCAGGGCAACATCGACCCGGCGCTGCTGGCCGCGCCCTGGGCCGTGCTCGAGGAGCACACCCGCGATGTCGTGCGCCGCGGCCGCAGCGCCCCCGCACACGTCGTGAACCTCGGCCATGGCGTGCCGCCCGACACGGATCCCGCCGTGCTCACGCGCCTGGCAGCGCTCGTCCACGAGCTCGGTGCGGACGAGGCCACCGGAGCCGGTCGTTGA
- the hemQ gene encoding hydrogen peroxide-dependent heme synthase, whose product MIDVVSDRVASSPESAPTVYTLWAAFARPAGAAVPTEALSTAAADLDAAIAEVEAAGVTVRGTYDVSGFRADADLLFWLHGPTPRELQAALRTLRRVPAIAALTPRQTFVAVHRDAEFNKRHIPAFVRGVEPKPWLAVYPFVRSKDWYLLRDSERSRMLAEHGRAGAGYTGVLTNTVAAFALGDYEWVVPIESDELVDLVDMMRDLRYVDARRHVIEETPFFTGHVVSTAEVAEVLS is encoded by the coding sequence ATGATTGACGTCGTGTCCGATCGTGTCGCGTCCTCCCCCGAATCCGCCCCCACCGTCTACACCCTCTGGGCCGCGTTCGCGCGCCCCGCTGGCGCCGCCGTCCCCACCGAAGCGCTGAGCACGGCCGCCGCCGACCTCGACGCGGCCATCGCCGAGGTCGAGGCCGCCGGGGTCACCGTGCGCGGCACCTACGACGTCTCAGGATTCCGCGCCGACGCCGACCTGCTGTTCTGGCTGCACGGCCCCACGCCCCGCGAGCTCCAGGCCGCGCTGCGCACGCTCCGCCGCGTGCCCGCGATCGCCGCTCTCACCCCGCGCCAGACCTTCGTCGCCGTGCACCGCGATGCCGAGTTCAACAAGCGGCACATCCCCGCCTTCGTGCGCGGCGTCGAGCCCAAGCCGTGGCTGGCCGTCTACCCGTTCGTGCGCAGCAAGGACTGGTACCTGCTGCGCGACTCCGAGCGCAGCCGCATGCTCGCCGAGCACGGCCGTGCCGGCGCCGGCTACACCGGCGTGCTCACCAACACGGTCGCGGCGTTCGCACTGGGCGACTACGAGTGGGTCGTGCCGATCGAGAGCGACGAGCTCGTCGACCTCGTCGACATGATGCGCGACCTGCGCTACGTCGACGCCCGGCGCCACGTCATCGAAGAGACACCGTTCTTCACCGGTCATGTCGTCTCGACCGCCGAGGTCGCCGAGGTGCTCTCGTGA
- a CDS encoding protoporphyrinogen/coproporphyrinogen oxidase, whose protein sequence is MTRLIVIGGGAAGLVAAREAAASGAEVTALEAKSSVGGSIARHDVAALTLDAGAESFATRGGAVAPLLDELDLSDRIVWPHIAGSWLHLPDRTVPSPKGGMLGIPTDPQSPEVVAAIGVDAAARAAHDLDDPLPAGFAPATLGALVRVRMGQAVLDRLVSPVANGVYSTPADDLAVDAIAPGLRAALTRTGSLARAVRELRGGIAAKPGAAAGGLRGGMWTLMSALADDIGARGGQVLVDAPVRGIHRDGDTWLVDVDRGETLRADAVIVATAQSAAVRLLGGLIPSAEWPAPTRVDLATLVLDAPALDAAPRGTGLLVADDAHDVVAAKALTHASIKWAWVAQQAGPGRHVVRLSYGQAGHRSQAADIDDAALQELAMRDAAALLGVRLEAAQLAGFARSTWTNAVSLAARGQAERVAAVREAVAAVPGLEVAGTWVAGTGLASVVPDARAAASRAVAR, encoded by the coding sequence ATGACCCGCCTCATCGTCATCGGCGGGGGCGCCGCCGGGTTGGTCGCAGCGCGTGAGGCCGCGGCATCCGGCGCCGAGGTGACCGCCCTCGAGGCGAAGTCATCCGTCGGCGGAAGCATCGCCCGCCACGACGTCGCCGCCCTCACCCTCGACGCGGGCGCCGAGAGCTTCGCGACCCGCGGCGGAGCCGTCGCCCCGCTGCTTGATGAGCTGGATCTTTCCGACCGCATCGTCTGGCCGCACATCGCCGGGTCGTGGCTGCACCTGCCCGACCGCACCGTGCCGTCGCCGAAGGGCGGGATGCTCGGCATTCCGACAGACCCGCAGTCGCCGGAAGTCGTCGCCGCGATCGGAGTGGATGCCGCAGCCCGCGCCGCCCATGACCTCGACGATCCGCTGCCCGCCGGGTTCGCGCCGGCAACGCTGGGCGCGCTCGTCCGCGTGCGGATGGGCCAGGCCGTGCTCGACCGGCTCGTCTCCCCGGTCGCGAACGGCGTGTACTCGACGCCGGCCGACGACCTCGCCGTCGACGCCATAGCCCCCGGGCTGCGCGCGGCCCTGACCCGCACCGGCTCGCTCGCGCGGGCCGTGCGCGAGCTGCGCGGCGGCATCGCGGCCAAACCCGGGGCTGCGGCCGGCGGCCTGCGCGGTGGCATGTGGACCCTCATGTCAGCGCTGGCCGATGACATCGGCGCGCGCGGCGGCCAGGTGCTCGTCGACGCGCCGGTCCGCGGCATCCATCGCGACGGCGACACGTGGCTGGTCGACGTCGATCGCGGCGAGACCCTGCGCGCCGACGCGGTCATCGTCGCGACCGCTCAGTCGGCGGCGGTGCGGCTGCTGGGTGGGCTGATTCCGTCGGCGGAGTGGCCGGCACCCACCCGCGTCGACCTCGCGACGCTCGTGCTCGACGCCCCCGCGCTGGACGCCGCGCCCCGTGGCACCGGACTGCTCGTCGCCGACGACGCGCACGACGTGGTCGCGGCGAAGGCCCTGACCCACGCGAGCATCAAGTGGGCCTGGGTCGCCCAGCAGGCCGGCCCCGGCCGCCACGTCGTGCGCCTCTCGTACGGCCAGGCCGGGCATCGCAGCCAGGCTGCGGACATCGACGACGCTGCGCTCCAAGAGCTGGCGATGCGGGATGCCGCGGCCCTCCTCGGCGTGCGCCTCGAAGCCGCGCAGCTCGCCGGGTTCGCCCGCTCGACCTGGACGAACGCCGTCTCGCTCGCCGCACGCGGGCAGGCCGAGCGCGTCGCCGCCGTGCGCGAGGCCGTGGCCGCGGTGCCCGGGCTCGAGGTCGCCGGCACCTGGGTCGCCGGCACGGGACTCGCCTCGGTCGTGCCCGACGCGCGGGCCGCGGCATCCCGCGCCGTCGCTCGCTGA
- a CDS encoding glutamyl-tRNA reductase encodes MLLCFSSSHRSAALDVVERLERRADEVTARLSDPAPGVEGSVILSTCNRFEVYLDVRDAATDALPWDAASTRLADTVAAATGLARDEVREAGILLHGEAVAEHAISVASGLESIVVGEGEIAGQVRRALEGARERGTATRELERVFQLASRTSRGVKNRTELSSAGRSVVRLALDMAATRITDWAQARVLLVGTGRYAGASLAALRDRGVTDVRVYSRTGRAATFATSHGIAAVPAGGLERALADSDVVVACSVAPQVIVDAAMLASARQLPGALERRLIIDLGLPRNVAPEVAAVPETELLDLETLRAHAPLPELGATAEARTLVDEALAEYRRATAEDAVTPALVMLRSHVFDVLDGEIAWARKRGDTTPETEAALRHLAGVLLHGPSVRARELAADGRAGEFADAVTALFGVETVAARPVAELRPDALEKADEAAS; translated from the coding sequence GTGCTCCTCTGCTTCTCGTCCAGCCACCGCTCCGCCGCCCTCGACGTCGTCGAGCGGCTCGAGCGTCGTGCCGACGAGGTGACCGCGCGGCTGTCCGATCCGGCACCCGGAGTCGAGGGCAGCGTGATCCTGTCGACGTGCAACCGGTTCGAGGTGTACCTCGACGTGCGGGATGCCGCGACCGACGCGCTGCCGTGGGATGCGGCATCCACTCGTCTGGCCGACACGGTCGCCGCGGCGACCGGACTTGCGCGCGACGAGGTGCGTGAAGCGGGCATTCTGCTGCACGGCGAGGCGGTCGCCGAGCACGCGATCTCGGTGGCCAGCGGCCTCGAGTCGATCGTCGTGGGCGAGGGTGAGATCGCCGGCCAGGTGCGGCGCGCGCTGGAGGGTGCGCGTGAGCGCGGCACCGCGACGCGCGAGCTCGAGCGGGTGTTCCAGCTGGCGTCGCGCACCTCGCGCGGCGTGAAGAACCGCACCGAGCTCTCGAGTGCCGGCCGATCGGTCGTGCGTCTCGCACTCGACATGGCCGCCACGCGCATCACCGACTGGGCGCAGGCCCGTGTGCTGCTGGTGGGGACCGGCCGCTACGCCGGCGCGAGCCTCGCGGCCCTGCGCGACCGCGGCGTCACCGACGTGCGTGTGTACTCACGCACCGGCCGGGCGGCAACCTTCGCCACGAGTCATGGCATCGCCGCGGTGCCTGCCGGTGGGCTTGAGCGGGCCCTCGCCGACAGCGACGTGGTCGTGGCCTGCAGCGTCGCGCCGCAGGTGATAGTGGATGCCGCGATGCTCGCCTCCGCACGCCAACTGCCGGGCGCCCTGGAGCGCCGGCTCATCATCGACCTGGGTCTGCCGCGCAACGTCGCCCCCGAGGTCGCGGCGGTGCCCGAGACCGAGCTGCTCGATCTCGAGACCCTCCGCGCGCACGCGCCGCTGCCCGAGTTGGGTGCGACCGCCGAAGCGCGCACGCTCGTCGACGAGGCGCTCGCGGAGTACCGCCGCGCGACCGCCGAAGACGCCGTGACCCCCGCACTGGTCATGCTGCGCTCTCATGTGTTCGACGTGCTCGACGGCGAGATTGCCTGGGCGCGCAAGCGCGGCGACACGACGCCCGAGACCGAGGCCGCGCTGCGACACCTGGCCGGGGTGCTGCTGCACGGCCCGTCGGTGCGCGCCCGCGAGCTGGCCGCCGACGGTCGCGCCGGTGAGTTCGCCGACGCCGTCACCGCGCTGTTCGGCGTCGAGACCGTCGCAGCGCGCCCGGTGGCCGAGTTGCGGCCCGACGCCCTCGAAAAGGCCGACGAAGCGGCGTCCTGA
- a CDS encoding CocE/NonD family hydrolase, with amino-acid sequence MPARPLSRLLALAGLTSLATVISVAAPAYAAPVTTASAATGTAAASLTTLHFAVTVGADDATSCDVVGDLYMPAGASSSSRVPAVLMTDGFGGSKDGVAPMATMFAGLGYAVLAYSGLGFGGSTCPVSMDDPQLDGKAAQDLVSYLGGADGIAYEDAAHTVAAPALDTVAIDRRAHDGVRHQNDPRVGMVGGSYGGAVQLAAASVDPRIDAIVPAETWNDLGYSLFPNGTATTSGVTSSTPGAMKIHWGLTLGLLASATGTGVDDTQPVALLGCEHTVSAVCQTLIHGAVQGYPSSSDLAALRKVSPASYLENVRAPTLLIQGERDTLFNLNEATATFETLRAQGTPTAMIWQRSGHTDSEPAPGDIDWSAPDPAQYATGRMVDWIERYVRGTRVATGPLFAYYRDWADDDSDPTGATAFATSDVFPVADADPLYLSSGGHFVNDPRDIVDGTWGLVTPALGLPTSADPTDILDDLLDGSLGTGTEADAPGTSLQWTTRTLDEPLDIAGSPTLDLKVSSPGAQLTQALGTRGQLVLFVKVLDVAPDGSATLVGRQVAPARIPDVSQSFTTRLPGLVHRFEAGHRIRVVVAAGSANYRGGLFAHAVTVTTGSEAQALALPTLAE; translated from the coding sequence ATGCCTGCTCGTCCCCTGTCCCGTCTGCTCGCTCTCGCCGGGCTCACATCCCTCGCCACGGTCATCTCCGTCGCTGCGCCCGCGTACGCCGCGCCCGTGACGACCGCGAGCGCGGCGACCGGCACGGCCGCAGCATCCCTCACCACGCTCCACTTCGCCGTCACCGTCGGTGCCGACGATGCGACGTCCTGCGATGTCGTCGGCGACCTGTACATGCCGGCCGGTGCTTCGTCGAGCAGCCGCGTGCCGGCCGTGCTCATGACCGACGGCTTCGGCGGATCGAAGGACGGTGTCGCGCCGATGGCCACGATGTTCGCGGGGCTCGGTTACGCGGTGCTCGCGTACTCAGGGCTGGGATTCGGCGGATCGACCTGCCCGGTCTCGATGGACGATCCGCAGCTCGACGGGAAGGCGGCCCAAGACCTCGTCAGCTACCTGGGCGGTGCCGACGGGATCGCGTACGAAGACGCCGCACACACTGTTGCGGCGCCGGCTCTCGACACCGTGGCCATCGACCGCCGTGCACACGACGGCGTCCGGCACCAGAACGACCCGCGGGTCGGGATGGTGGGCGGCTCCTACGGCGGCGCCGTGCAGTTGGCCGCGGCATCCGTCGACCCGCGCATCGACGCCATCGTGCCGGCCGAGACCTGGAACGACCTCGGCTACTCGCTGTTCCCGAACGGCACGGCGACGACGTCCGGCGTGACGAGCTCGACCCCGGGCGCGATGAAGATCCACTGGGGACTCACCCTCGGGCTGCTGGCTTCGGCGACCGGGACCGGCGTCGACGACACCCAGCCGGTCGCTCTGCTCGGCTGCGAGCACACCGTCTCGGCGGTGTGCCAGACGCTGATTCACGGTGCGGTCCAGGGCTACCCCTCCTCAAGCGACCTCGCGGCTCTGCGCAAGGTCTCGCCGGCGTCGTACCTCGAGAACGTCCGCGCCCCGACGCTTCTGATCCAGGGCGAACGCGACACGCTCTTCAACCTGAACGAGGCGACCGCGACGTTCGAGACGCTCCGCGCGCAGGGCACGCCCACCGCCATGATCTGGCAGCGCTCGGGGCACACCGACTCCGAGCCCGCCCCCGGCGACATCGACTGGAGCGCGCCCGATCCCGCCCAGTACGCCACCGGCCGGATGGTCGATTGGATCGAGCGCTACGTGCGCGGCACCCGCGTGGCCACCGGACCCCTGTTCGCGTACTACCGCGACTGGGCCGACGACGACAGCGATCCGACCGGGGCCACGGCGTTTGCGACATCCGACGTCTTTCCCGTCGCCGATGCCGACCCGCTGTACCTGTCCAGCGGCGGCCATTTCGTGAACGACCCGCGCGACATCGTCGACGGCACCTGGGGGCTCGTGACACCGGCCCTCGGACTGCCGACCAGCGCCGACCCGACCGACATCCTCGACGATCTGCTCGACGGCAGCCTCGGCACCGGAACCGAGGCCGACGCACCGGGAACCAGCCTGCAGTGGACCACGCGGACGCTCGACGAACCGCTCGACATCGCCGGTTCGCCGACCCTCGATCTCAAAGTCTCGTCGCCCGGTGCTCAGCTGACGCAAGCGCTCGGCACGCGCGGCCAGCTGGTCCTCTTCGTCAAGGTGCTCGATGTCGCGCCCGACGGCAGCGCCACCCTGGTGGGCCGGCAGGTCGCGCCCGCGCGCATTCCCGATGTCTCACAGTCGTTCACGACGCGGCTGCCGGGGCTCGTGCACCGATTCGAGGCCGGGCACCGCATCCGCGTCGTGGTCGCTGCCGGGTCGGCGAACTACCGGGGCGGCCTGTTCGCGCACGCGGTGACGGTCACGACCGGGTCGGAGGCCCAGGCGCTCGCACTGCCGACGCTCGCGGAGTGA
- the hemC gene encoding hydroxymethylbilane synthase, whose translation MTLRVGTRGSALATAQTQQVADALAAALGGVDVEIIRITTHGDTSRASLSSLGGTGVFATALRDALREGQCDVIVHSFKDLPTAPSPGLVVAAVPPREDARDVVVTRDGTPLEDLPAGSRVGTGSPRRIAQVRAVRPDLEVVDIRGNVDSRLARLHAAGADRLDAVVLSAAGLNRLGRTEVPAEPMPLDSWPSAPAQGALAVEVREADAAGTPLATALAQIADPASAACATAERGVLAGLEAGCSAPIGATAQVDGDALTLSAAVYSLDGQRQISTTVTASGADASERAAREVVTALRDTGADELN comes from the coding sequence ATGACCCTGCGCGTCGGCACCCGGGGCAGCGCCCTCGCGACCGCCCAGACGCAGCAGGTCGCCGATGCGCTCGCAGCGGCGCTGGGCGGCGTGGACGTCGAGATCATCCGCATCACGACGCACGGCGACACCTCGCGCGCGTCGCTGTCGAGCCTGGGCGGCACCGGCGTGTTCGCCACCGCACTGCGCGACGCGCTGCGTGAAGGCCAGTGCGATGTCATCGTGCACTCGTTCAAAGACCTGCCCACGGCGCCTTCGCCGGGTCTTGTGGTCGCCGCCGTCCCGCCACGCGAAGACGCCCGCGACGTCGTCGTGACCCGCGACGGCACCCCACTCGAAGACCTGCCCGCAGGCTCCCGCGTCGGCACCGGCTCGCCGCGGCGCATCGCCCAGGTACGCGCCGTGCGACCCGACCTTGAGGTCGTGGATATCCGCGGCAACGTCGACTCGCGCCTCGCGCGCCTGCACGCCGCCGGCGCCGATCGGCTCGACGCGGTCGTGCTCTCGGCCGCCGGGCTCAACCGTCTGGGCCGCACCGAGGTTCCGGCCGAGCCCATGCCCCTCGACTCCTGGCCTTCGGCCCCCGCGCAGGGAGCCCTGGCCGTCGAGGTGCGCGAGGCCGACGCCGCCGGTACGCCCCTGGCCACTGCGCTCGCGCAGATCGCCGACCCTGCCAGCGCCGCGTGCGCCACCGCCGAGCGCGGTGTGCTCGCGGGGCTCGAGGCGGGTTGCTCGGCCCCGATCGGCGCGACGGCACAGGTCGACGGCGACGCCCTGACCCTTTCGGCCGCCGTGTACAGCCTCGACGGACAGCGCCAGATCTCGACGACCGTGACCGCGAGCGGCGCCGACGCGAGCGAGCGCGCGGCCCGCGAGGTCGTCACCGCCCTGCGTGACACCGGCGCGGACGAACTCAACTGA
- a CDS encoding ferrochelatase — MTAFDAILLASFGGPEGQDDVIPFLRNVTRGRGIPDERLEEVAVHYRHNGGVSPINAQNRALKAALETELAAREIELPVYWGNRNWNPYFADAVREAHAAGDDRLLAVVTSAYTSYSGVGQYRENFEQTLADTGLEGTVTIDRLREFFDHPGFVAPFIEGVRDAVRDTSSRPAGSLSAGAATPTHVLFVTHSIPNTAAEASGPEHGPGGAYVAQHLAVADVIAASAAPGVAYSLAYQSRSGDPRTPWLEPDVNDEIRRLAASGVQHVVVVPIGFVSDHMEVIWDLDTEAAETAAEVGIGFSRVATPGVHPAFVSGLVDLIEERLNDVPDAERPHLTALGPWPDHATVGASQRGTADAEPAVVR, encoded by the coding sequence GTGACCGCGTTCGACGCGATTCTGCTCGCGAGCTTCGGCGGTCCCGAGGGCCAGGACGACGTCATCCCGTTCCTGCGCAACGTCACCCGCGGTCGCGGCATCCCCGACGAGCGGCTCGAAGAGGTCGCCGTGCACTACCGCCACAACGGCGGCGTGAGCCCGATCAATGCCCAGAACCGTGCCCTGAAGGCCGCGCTCGAGACCGAGCTCGCCGCCCGCGAGATCGAGCTGCCGGTGTACTGGGGCAACCGCAACTGGAACCCGTACTTCGCCGACGCCGTGCGCGAAGCGCATGCGGCCGGCGATGACCGGCTGCTGGCCGTCGTCACGAGCGCCTACACCTCGTACTCGGGCGTGGGTCAGTACCGCGAGAACTTCGAGCAGACTCTGGCCGACACGGGCCTCGAGGGCACCGTCACCATCGACCGGCTGCGCGAGTTCTTCGACCACCCGGGCTTCGTCGCTCCCTTCATCGAGGGCGTGCGCGACGCGGTTCGGGACACTTCGTCTCGCCCTGCGGGCTCGCTCAGTGCAGGTGCCGCAACCCCGACGCATGTGCTCTTCGTGACGCACTCGATCCCCAACACGGCGGCCGAGGCATCCGGTCCCGAACACGGCCCCGGCGGCGCGTACGTCGCCCAGCACCTCGCCGTGGCCGACGTGATCGCCGCGTCTGCGGCGCCCGGTGTCGCGTACTCGCTCGCGTACCAGTCGCGTAGCGGCGACCCGCGCACGCCGTGGCTCGAACCCGACGTCAACGACGAGATCCGCCGGCTCGCGGCGAGCGGTGTGCAGCACGTCGTCGTCGTGCCGATCGGCTTCGTCAGCGACCACATGGAGGTCATCTGGGACCTCGACACCGAGGCCGCCGAGACCGCCGCCGAAGTGGGCATCGGCTTCTCGCGCGTCGCGACCCCGGGCGTGCACCCGGCGTTCGTGTCGGGCCTGGTCGACCTCATCGAGGAGCGCCTGAACGACGTGCCCGACGCCGAGCGTCCGCACCTGACCGCGCTCGGACCATGGCCCGATCATGCGACGGTCGGCGCGTCCCAGCGGGGGACAGCCGACGCCGAGCCTGCGGTGGTCCGATGA
- the hemB gene encoding porphobilinogen synthase, translated as MSTQHPVIRPRRLRTTPAMRRLVAETRIHPAQLILPLFVREDITEPAPITSMPGVVQHTLDSLKGAVRDAAAAGLGGIMLFGIPATRDATGSGATSASGILNRATEVAAVEAGDALVVQTDLCLDEFTDHGHCGVLDERGAVDNDATLDRYRDMAVAQARAGSQLLGLSGMMDGQVAAVREALDDAGFADTAILAYAAKYASAFYGPFREAVDSQLQGDRRTYQQDPANRIEGLREAALDEAEGADVLMVKPAMSYLDVLADVAATAQVPVWAYQVSGEYAMIEAAAANGWIDRDRAIRESVTGILRAGAGAVLTYWALELAASEGQA; from the coding sequence ATGAGCACCCAGCATCCCGTCATCCGCCCCCGTCGCCTGCGCACCACCCCGGCGATGCGACGCTTGGTCGCCGAGACCCGCATCCACCCCGCGCAGCTGATCCTGCCGCTGTTCGTGCGCGAAGACATCACCGAGCCCGCGCCGATCACCTCCATGCCGGGGGTCGTGCAGCACACGCTCGACTCGCTGAAGGGTGCGGTGCGGGATGCCGCGGCCGCAGGGCTCGGCGGTATCATGCTGTTCGGCATCCCGGCGACCCGCGACGCCACCGGTTCCGGTGCGACCTCGGCCTCCGGCATCCTTAACCGTGCGACCGAGGTCGCAGCAGTCGAGGCCGGCGACGCGTTGGTGGTGCAGACCGACCTGTGCCTCGACGAGTTCACCGACCACGGACACTGCGGCGTGCTCGACGAGCGCGGCGCGGTCGACAACGACGCGACGCTCGATCGCTACCGCGACATGGCTGTGGCGCAGGCCCGCGCCGGATCGCAGCTGCTCGGCCTGTCGGGCATGATGGACGGCCAGGTCGCCGCCGTGCGCGAAGCGCTCGACGACGCCGGTTTCGCCGACACAGCGATCCTCGCGTACGCGGCCAAGTACGCGTCGGCCTTCTACGGCCCGTTCCGTGAGGCCGTCGACTCGCAGCTGCAGGGCGACCGGCGCACCTACCAGCAGGACCCGGCGAACCGCATCGAGGGCCTGCGCGAGGCCGCGCTCGACGAGGCCGAGGGCGCCGACGTGCTCATGGTCAAGCCGGCCATGAGCTATCTCGATGTGCTCGCCGACGTGGCTGCGACCGCGCAGGTGCCGGTGTGGGCCTACCAGGTGTCGGGCGAGTACGCGATGATCGAGGCCGCCGCCGCCAACGGCTGGATCGACCGCGACCGGGCGATCCGCGAGAGCGTGACCGGCATCCTGCGTGCGGGCGCCGGCGCCGTGCTCACGTACTGGGCGCTCGAGCTGGCCGCATCGGAAGGACAGGCATGA